The genomic region CTCTTTGCCCCATGTGGGTGAAAACCCTTATGGTTGTTCCGCGGAGAGATTCGGAATCTGTTGTATTATTTTTTGTATTTGTATTTGTTCCTGACCGGGATGTGTTTGTGTCGCCCGTGCTGCAGCCTGCTAACGAAAAGGTCATGAGAATTGCGGTTATAAAGGCCAGCAGTTTTCTCAATTTTGTTTTCATTCTTTTACCTCCTTGTTTTTTACTTTAAAATTAGCTTAATTTTAATTATATTTAAACAGTAAAATTATTCATCGTTATTTCTTGCTGTTTATATTCAATTATTGATTATTTTGTTAATAATGTATTAATATTAAAATAAATTCAGAACAGGAACTGTGAATTATTTTATATAAATACAGGCGAAAGTTAAAATTTTCAATATATTAATCTTAAAAAATACAAAATGTTAACTTGATATAACTTCTATATTAATGCTAAAATAGATTAAAATAGAATTGTTTTCAATGCTGGTATTTGGAGGTACAGAAATGAGCTTTCAAAAAGCTTTGTTCAATGCTCTGAATACCAACCCTCTGCTGAAGAAATCAATTTTCGGAAGAAAAAATCTCATTTCAGTTACCGTTCCTGCGAAAATTGCTGAAAATCTTGCCTATGTTCAGGCCTATGGAAATATCTCCGCCACATACCCGTATTATTATGAAATAACCCAACTGGACTCATTCTGTTTAATCTGCACCCACGACGGAGAGGGGCTGCTGAAAGTCAGCTGCGGCGAATATATAATGAAAAAGAATACAATAGCTTTTATAGACTGCGGTCTCAGGCACAGGGTGGAAATAAGGAAGTCTCCGTGGAATTACAAAATACTTTTCATTTCAGGACCACCTGTCCGGTTTTTTTACAACAGCCTTGTGCATGACGGCGGGAATCTGCAATGTTTTCTTCCCGGCTCGTCAATTCCCGATAAAATTGAGCGTTTGTATGATTTTTTGTTTGCTTCGCCTGATGAGCCGATTATCCATTCCAAATTCATCAGTGACATTCTCTTTGAAATGCTTCTGGAAAAAAACCGTATGCATGACGAAAATTCGGCCGTAGCCGACTGTATATATAAAATAAAGCATGATTTTGACTGCAGGTATACGGAAAACATTACACTGGAATATCTCGAGCGGAAATACCATATCAGCAGATACCACATCTGCAGGGAATTTATTAAACGGTTTCACATCTCCCCGATAAAATATCTTAATCACAGAAAGATAGAAGCCGCAAAAGAGGCACTTCTGAACACCGATAAAAAAATTGTAGAGATTGGGAGGATGGTCGGATTTGAAAATCCAAACAATTTTATAAGGAACTTCAAAAAGTGCACTGGAATTACACCGCTGGAATATCGAAGGCAATTTTTCTGTGAAAATACGGAATTGGAACCGGAAGGAGAGAGTTAAAGAAATAAAACGGTTGAAAAGCAGTGGACACAAAAAAGGGCGGGAATTTCTTCCCGCCCTTTTTAGAAAATGTCAAGGAGTTTCATAAGACGTTTTACCACCGCTACAGCTTCTGCTCTCGTTGCATAACTTTTCGGCCTGAAAGTTTTATCGGGCATTCCGTTCATCAGTCCGAGGGCATCGGCAACAGTAACGGATTTTCTTGCCCATTCCGAAGCTGTATCCATATCTTTGAACCTTATTTCCTGTGTGGTTATAATTTTGTCCACGCTCTTACCACTGTAGTAACTGTAGGCGCGTACTATGATCGCGGCCATTTCTTCCCTTGTGATCATGCTGTCCGGCAGGTAATAGCCGTTTGCGTCGCCCCGGACAATTCCGGCAGCGTTGGCACGCAGCACCGCATCGGCAAACCACTGGTCTTTTATGTCGATGAACCGATTTTCCACAGCCTGCCTGGGAATATTCAGCGCCCTTACAATCAATGCGGCAAATTCCGCCCTTGTAATGTTCACGTCAGGGCTGAACTTATTGTCGCCGGTACCATTAGTTACATGCCTTGCGGCCATGATTTCAATGTCTTCTTTGGCCCAGTGGTTCTGTATGTCGCTGAAGGTCTTTGTGGATTCCATCGCCTGGAATTTGGAAAAATGAGGTGTTGAAAATGTTATCGTCCTGTCATTGTTTACTTTTCCGCCCATGAATTCCCAGCTGGCGTCTTCTTCGCTTATGCAGTAAACACCGGTTTTATCGGGATTTTTTACAAGTACCAGGGGTAATGTGACCGACACGGGTTTTTCAAATGCAGAAACGGTATTACCGTCCACTGCCAGCCGGAAATCGTATACCAGCGAAGCGGCTACTGTTCCGGCGGGTTTTAAATCGTCAGGCACTTCTATAAAGTAATTTACTTTAAGTACAGCATTTTCAGCCTTTTCCGGAATGTTTACCGTTCCGGGCGGGAATTTGAGTGTCCCGTTGTTCAGTACGACGCTGAAAGGCTGATTATACCTGAGCGAATCTCTGAATATGCCGGCTGAAAGTTTGATTTCCACCGCGTTGACGTCGGAATCCGACATGGCATCTATAGCCGGAGCGGTATCCCACGACAGTTGCAGCGCTGTCGCGTCCACGGTAAGGACTTTCCGGCCGTTTTGATCGGCGGTTATTTCCTTGGCGGGGGTTTCATTGTCAGGCGCCTGTGTTGGTTTGGGGGTAACCCTAACTGAACCGGAACCGGAATGGGAACCTGAACCCGAACCCGAGCCAGAGCCAGAACCACTGCCGCCTGTGCCGGATGAGCCTGATATCGGTCCGAATGCCTCACTGGTTACCGCAACGCCCACCGAAGGAACTCCGTCCGCGCGGGGAGTGACTTCAAACTTGATATATTTGCCTGCGTCGCTTTGAGTGAGCCTGTATGTATTTGAAACAGCACCCGGAATGGCTACATATTCACCGTCCCTGGTATTTGATCTCAGCCATCTGAATGTAGTGCCCTTTTCTTCGTGACCGTTAACATTAACATATTTGTACGAGCCCGTCAGTACACTGCCGACATTTTTATTGCCGGATATAGTCACATTCTCGGCGGACGGCAGGAAAAAGTCCTTGTCCCTGAGTTTAAGGTAATATGGTGTGACAGGTGAGTAATCTGTTACGGGATTTCCGTTGAGGTAAAGAAGTTTAAGCGTGTCAAGGCCTGACAACGCACTTATGTCGGCAATTTTGTTATTCTGTAGGAACAGTGACTCAATCTCGGAAGGCAGTGTGGCCAGCGGCGAGATGTCGGTAATTTCATTGTTTCTGAGGTTAAGATGATACAGACTGTATAACCCGCTTAAATCCTCCGGAAGCGCGGCAATCCTGTTATTGCCGGCGTCCAGCTCGGCCAGATACCTGAGGCCGGCTACGGGACTCAGGTCTTTTACATTGTTGTTGGATATGTCAAGTGTTTCAAGCATTTTGAAGTGTTCCAGCCCTTTAACCGATGAGATGTTCAGGCCGCTTAAATCGAGATACTGAACAGATTCCACCTCATCTTCGTAAACAGCTTCCGAAACTGTTTTTCCCAAAAGTCTGCGGATGGCGTCAGCAAGTTTTTCGTCTTCAAATTCAACTACCACAGGCTCAGAATCTTCAATATCATCATCTTTACTGCCTGCAATTTCATACTTCAGCCGGTAGACTCCGGTATTAAGGCCGGTTTTATCCTCAACTTTGATGTAGTACGTTCCTGCGGGATATTCCGAATGTGCGAATATAACGCCGGAAGTTATTATGTTCCCCGATAAATCGTAAACCGTTATTTTGGGACTCAGGCTTGAAGTAAAACCGGAAGTGTAGAAAGTGTATTTTCCGTCTTTTTCAATGTTGAATTTGAAGTAATCGCGGTCGCCTTTGTACTCAAGCCTAAATAATACGCCGGAAAGAAGTTCTTCATGGGATAATTCCGTTGCTCCTTCACGGTTGTCGCTTACATCGTCATCCAGGTCCTCCACCACACCGATGTTAAGGTCAATACCCGCTTTGCTTCCGGCAGTCAGGTCTATTGGCGTATAGTCATCCGCGTCGGTGGTTGTAGTGTCCGGCGTTTTGTAAAAACCGTAGTTATGGAAAACATCATTGTCTGTTTGAATTGCGTAGTAGATTTTGTAGTTAATATCCTGTGGCAGAGGTACGGTATAGGAAACATTTTGTGTATTTGCCGGGATGGTTATTTCCACCGGTTCTGCATATCTTAACTGAAGCAATTGTGAATAAAGTTCATTCAATGCATAAATATATACTTTCAAATCTTTATTTATAGGCTTATTCAACCTGATGTTTCCGGAGATGTTTACGTCTTCGGTTAAAACCGGATATATATATGGATTTCTAAGTCCTATAAAACCGCTGAAAAAAATGTCGGATGCGACGGTAAAGTAATATGTGCCTGATTTGCTGGTGTAAGTAGCCGTTCCGGTACCGTTTGTAATCTCAATTTCAATGGTTTGGTCGGAAGTACCCTGTGCATTGGGGGATTTAAGCAGTATGGACTGATTACTGTCGGTATTTTCGTAATCTGACAAATAACCGCTTACCGGACTGCTGAGATAAAGATTGGGAATGACACTGACGGTGCCGTTGAAGGTTTCGTCGACAAATCCTTTTGCTTTCTGCACTTCCACTTTAATATTGAATTTATTATTTTTAAAACTGTAGGGATTGTCTAACGTCCTGGATACGCTAAGCGCAACATTAGGAAATTCAATTATTTCGGGAACGGTGATTTTACCGGTACTGCCGTTGACGACACCTGCGCCGGTGTACTTGTCCGGTCCTTTCTGATATATGTCATAAGCATTTTCCTGAAGGGCTTTCTGAATTTCTTCATAGGACCATTCGGGATGTTCGGCTCGCAACAGCGCAGCCATGCCCGCAACAAACGGGGTGGCCATTGAAGTGCCGTCCAGAATGGTGTAACCGTCCTGATTTCCGTCAGCGATATCCAGTTCTTCGGGATACGTGCTTAAAATATCAACACCCGGAGCGACAATATCTGTGCCTTCGCCATAGTTTGAGAAATCCGCGCGAATAAATCCATTTGGATAATTCCAGTCTACGGCTCCGACGCCGATAACGCCGTCAAAACCTGCGGGATAGCTGACGGTATCCGAATATTCGTTACCTGTCGCCGCAACCACAACAACGTCGCGGGCCAGGGCATATTTCACTGCTTCATTGATTAACAGGCTCGGCGCATCCGATCCTAAACTGAGGTTAATGACATCGGCGCCGTGGTCTGCGGCATACATAATTCCCAGATAAACATCAAGGCTGGACCCGTATCCTTCGGCACTTAAAACTTTTACCGGCATTATCTTTGCCCCGCCTGCCACACCGGCAATACCGATGCCGTTGTTTGTAATTGCAGCGGCAATACCTGCGACATGGGTTCCGTGACCGTTATCATCGTCTGGAACGTTGTCTTGGTTTATAAAGTCATATCCTGCGACAATGCTGTCTTTCAAATCGGGATGCTCAAGATCAACACCGGTGTCAACAACGGCGATGGTTACATTTTTTCTTTTTTCCACGGGTACCCTTTCCCAAATATCGGTTACGTTGATTGCCTGAAGACCCCATTGCCATTTTTTTATGTAATATGGATCGTCAGGGCCGTAAACTGCATCCGTAACCGTTTCATATGCGGCTTCGGCTACGGTAATGGAGTTTTCAGGGCCAAAAGCCTTGACAATGTAAAGCGGTTCAACAAACTCAACATTCGGTTGCTTGCTGATTACTTCGATTGCCTCATCAAGATTTGCGTTGTCTGAAATGCTGACAAGCATTACGTTGCCTGCGGCGGCAGTTTCAAACGACTTTACAATTCCGGTTCCAAGGTTTTGCAATGCCTTTTTTTGTGCGGCGGCATTACCGCTTTTGAACTTTACCACCAGTTTTCCGGGCACAACTGAATGGCTGTCCGCAACGTGGTGTGACGTGGCATTTGCGGCGTAGAATTCATTTTGTGCCGCCTGCTGGACGTTCTGTTTTACCGCAGGGTAATTTCGGTTTGAAGCAAATGACATTGTGCCTGACAGAAAAACAGCAATGCAAACTGCCGCAAGGAGTTTTCTTCCTTTTCTTGCCAAATGCATCATCTCCTTTCTTGTAAAATTACAAAAATGGAATTAAATTCTTATTCTTAATAATATAGGATTTTGCGTTTTCCATGTCAAGTATTAACGGCAAAGTTTTTTTATTTCGCCGAATTTCAGTTGTCGCCGGGGCAGAATGAAGTATAATAAGATTGGAAATAAAATTTATTTACCGACCTGATTTTTTTGAAAAAAGAGTATTTAAATCTTTAATTTCACCGAGGAGGGGTTTGAGTGAGCAAAAACGGTTGTTTCGGGGAGTGGGTGGTTGTGCCGCCTGAAACTGTAGGGATTCCTTCTAAGGCGGTTTTGAATTTCATTGATGAACTGGAGTATGCGGGTCTCTGCATGCACGGATTTGTCATGGTACGGTACGGCAAGGTTTTTGCCGAGGCATACTATGCGCCGTTTCATGCGGATTTTCCCCATAGAATGTTTTCAATATCCAAAAGTTTTACATCTGTTGCCATCGGTCTTCTTCAGGAAGAAGGGAAATTATCAATAAACGACAGGATATGTGATTATTTCCCGGACAAGCTTCCGGCTGGCGGTGTGCATCCGTATATCGCAAAGACAACAATTCGGGACATGCTCAGGATGGCCTCGCCGCATAAATCCACCACATATAAGCTTATGCAGTGTGATGACTGGGTTAAGACCTTTTTCCATGTCGAGCCGGTAAGATATCCCGGAACCAGTTTCGTATATGACACTTCCGCCTCCCATGTACTGGCTGCACTGGTGGAAAGGCTCAGCGGAATGTCTCTTTTGGATTATCTTAAAATCAAAGTTCTTGACAAACTGGGATGTACCGGCGAATTCCGGTGGCTGACCGATCCGGTGGGTGTGAGCATGGGCGGTTCGGGCTTAATATGCACTCTCAGGGATGTGACAAGGTTTGCATTAATGTGCATGAATGACGGAGCGTATAACGGACAGCAGATAGTGCCGAGGGATTATATCCGCGAGGCGACGTCAAAGCAGATAGATACATGCCTGCAGTACAATATTGAAGAGCGGCAGGGGTACGGTTACCAGTTCTGGAGATGCAGGAATAACGGGTTTGCAATGTACGGGATGGGCGGACAGCTGGCGATATGCCTTCCCGATTACGATTTCATACTGACGACAATAGCCGACAATCAGGGAATACCCAACGGTGTACAGGGAATTTATGCCGCACTGTGGAATAATATACTTCCGCATCTGAAGGAAAATAAAGGTTCGATATCCGTGGACAAAAAAAACGCCGAAATGCTTGCCGAGAGGATTTCAAAACTGGAAGTCAAACCCGTGGAGGGTTCTAAGAAATCTGCAAAGGTCAGTGAAATAAACGGCAGAAGGTATATACTGGCGCCGAACCAGATGGGAATTTCGGAATGCAGGCTTGAGTTCGGCAAGGATGAAGGAACACTTTACTACACCAATGAGACAGGCAGCCACCAAATTTCTTTTGGCATTGGGCATATGAAACAGCAAATATTTCCCGACATAAATCTTCTGAGCATAACGTCGGCGGCATGGGTGGATGAAAACACGCTGC from Thermoclostridium stercorarium subsp. stercorarium DSM 8532 harbors:
- a CDS encoding serine hydrolase domain-containing protein, which translates into the protein MSKNGCFGEWVVVPPETVGIPSKAVLNFIDELEYAGLCMHGFVMVRYGKVFAEAYYAPFHADFPHRMFSISKSFTSVAIGLLQEEGKLSINDRICDYFPDKLPAGGVHPYIAKTTIRDMLRMASPHKSTTYKLMQCDDWVKTFFHVEPVRYPGTSFVYDTSASHVLAALVERLSGMSLLDYLKIKVLDKLGCTGEFRWLTDPVGVSMGGSGLICTLRDVTRFALMCMNDGAYNGQQIVPRDYIREATSKQIDTCLQYNIEERQGYGYQFWRCRNNGFAMYGMGGQLAICLPDYDFILTTIADNQGIPNGVQGIYAALWNNILPHLKENKGSISVDKKNAEMLAERISKLEVKPVEGSKKSAKVSEINGRRYILAPNQMGISECRLEFGKDEGTLYYTNETGSHQISFGIGHMKQQIFPDINLLSITSAAWVDENTLHLRSYIIDELPGNVNMSLTFMDNTVTIAMKRIAEDALKRYEGFASGEWETV
- a CDS encoding helix-turn-helix domain-containing protein, whose protein sequence is MSFQKALFNALNTNPLLKKSIFGRKNLISVTVPAKIAENLAYVQAYGNISATYPYYYEITQLDSFCLICTHDGEGLLKVSCGEYIMKKNTIAFIDCGLRHRVEIRKSPWNYKILFISGPPVRFFYNSLVHDGGNLQCFLPGSSIPDKIERLYDFLFASPDEPIIHSKFISDILFEMLLEKNRMHDENSAVADCIYKIKHDFDCRYTENITLEYLERKYHISRYHICREFIKRFHISPIKYLNHRKIEAAKEALLNTDKKIVEIGRMVGFENPNNFIRNFKKCTGITPLEYRRQFFCENTELEPEGES
- a CDS encoding S8 family serine peptidase; this translates as MARKGRKLLAAVCIAVFLSGTMSFASNRNYPAVKQNVQQAAQNEFYAANATSHHVADSHSVVPGKLVVKFKSGNAAAQKKALQNLGTGIVKSFETAAAGNVMLVSISDNANLDEAIEVISKQPNVEFVEPLYIVKAFGPENSITVAEAAYETVTDAVYGPDDPYYIKKWQWGLQAINVTDIWERVPVEKRKNVTIAVVDTGVDLEHPDLKDSIVAGYDFINQDNVPDDDNGHGTHVAGIAAAITNNGIGIAGVAGGAKIMPVKVLSAEGYGSSLDVYLGIMYAADHGADVINLSLGSDAPSLLINEAVKYALARDVVVVAATGNEYSDTVSYPAGFDGVIGVGAVDWNYPNGFIRADFSNYGEGTDIVAPGVDILSTYPEELDIADGNQDGYTILDGTSMATPFVAGMAALLRAEHPEWSYEEIQKALQENAYDIYQKGPDKYTGAGVVNGSTGKITVPEIIEFPNVALSVSRTLDNPYSFKNNKFNIKVEVQKAKGFVDETFNGTVSVIPNLYLSSPVSGYLSDYENTDSNQSILLKSPNAQGTSDQTIEIEITNGTGTATYTSKSGTYYFTVASDIFFSGFIGLRNPYIYPVLTEDVNISGNIRLNKPINKDLKVYIYALNELYSQLLQLRYAEPVEITIPANTQNVSYTVPLPQDINYKIYYAIQTDNDVFHNYGFYKTPDTTTTDADDYTPIDLTAGSKAGIDLNIGVVEDLDDDVSDNREGATELSHEELLSGVLFRLEYKGDRDYFKFNIEKDGKYTFYTSGFTSSLSPKITVYDLSGNIITSGVIFAHSEYPAGTYYIKVEDKTGLNTGVYRLKYEIAGSKDDDIEDSEPVVVEFEDEKLADAIRRLLGKTVSEAVYEDEVESVQYLDLSGLNISSVKGLEHFKMLETLDISNNNVKDLSPVAGLRYLAELDAGNNRIAALPEDLSGLYSLYHLNLRNNEITDISPLATLPSEIESLFLQNNKIADISALSGLDTLKLLYLNGNPVTDYSPVTPYYLKLRDKDFFLPSAENVTISGNKNVGSVLTGSYKYVNVNGHEEKGTTFRWLRSNTRDGEYVAIPGAVSNTYRLTQSDAGKYIKFEVTPRADGVPSVGVAVTSEAFGPISGSSGTGGSGSGSGSGSGSGSHSGSGSVRVTPKPTQAPDNETPAKEITADQNGRKVLTVDATALQLSWDTAPAIDAMSDSDVNAVEIKLSAGIFRDSLRYNQPFSVVLNNGTLKFPPGTVNIPEKAENAVLKVNYFIEVPDDLKPAGTVAASLVYDFRLAVDGNTVSAFEKPVSVTLPLVLVKNPDKTGVYCISEEDASWEFMGGKVNNDRTITFSTPHFSKFQAMESTKTFSDIQNHWAKEDIEIMAARHVTNGTGDNKFSPDVNITRAEFAALIVRALNIPRQAVENRFIDIKDQWFADAVLRANAAGIVRGDANGYYLPDSMITREEMAAIIVRAYSYYSGKSVDKIITTQEIRFKDMDTASEWARKSVTVADALGLMNGMPDKTFRPKSYATRAEAVAVVKRLMKLLDIF